A genomic stretch from Georgenia muralis includes:
- a CDS encoding SMP-30/gluconolactonase/LRE family protein: protein MTRRPIGVLTAALVLLLTAPAAATPYPDRLELPAGFQPEGIAIGAGPTAWLGSLADGDIYAVDLRTGAGEVVSEGPGTPSVGLAVDSRGHLFVAGGPAGDARVVDTATGEVLATFALTGESTTFVNDVVLTREAAWFTDSFRAVLYRVPLGPAGALPDPGEVTELPLTGDWEQLAGFNANGIETTPDGKALLVVSSATGVLHRVDPATGETRAVDVEPLPAADGLLLQGRTLYAVQNAVGEIAVVELDPAGTRGTSVDTLTSPDLDVPTTVAAFGSDLYLPNARFGTPPAGAVYWVTAVDR, encoded by the coding sequence ATGACGCGACGCCCGATCGGAGTTCTCACCGCCGCGCTGGTGCTGCTCCTCACCGCCCCGGCCGCTGCCACCCCGTACCCCGACCGGCTCGAGCTGCCCGCCGGGTTCCAGCCGGAGGGGATCGCCATCGGGGCCGGTCCGACCGCCTGGCTCGGCTCCCTCGCCGACGGCGACATCTACGCCGTCGACCTACGCACCGGCGCGGGCGAGGTGGTCAGCGAGGGCCCGGGCACGCCGTCGGTCGGTCTCGCGGTCGACAGCCGCGGGCACCTCTTCGTCGCGGGCGGCCCGGCCGGTGACGCACGTGTCGTCGACACCGCCACCGGCGAGGTCCTGGCCACCTTCGCCCTCACCGGTGAGAGCACGACGTTCGTCAACGACGTCGTCCTCACCCGGGAGGCCGCCTGGTTCACGGACTCCTTCAGGGCGGTGCTCTACCGGGTGCCGCTCGGACCGGCGGGCGCCCTCCCAGACCCGGGCGAGGTCACCGAGCTCCCGCTCACCGGTGACTGGGAGCAGCTGGCCGGCTTCAACGCCAACGGCATCGAGACCACGCCGGACGGCAAGGCGCTGCTCGTGGTGAGCTCCGCCACCGGGGTGCTGCACCGCGTGGACCCGGCCACCGGCGAGACCCGGGCCGTCGACGTCGAGCCGCTGCCCGCGGCCGACGGCCTGCTGCTCCAGGGCCGCACGCTGTACGCCGTGCAGAACGCGGTCGGGGAGATCGCCGTCGTCGAGCTCGACCCGGCCGGCACACGCGGCACCAGCGTCGACACCCTCACCAGCCCCGACCTCGACGTCCCGACCACCGTCGCGGCGTTCGGGTCGGACCTCTACCTGCCCAACGCCCGGTTCGGGACGCCCCCGGCCGGGGCGGTGTACTGGGTCACCGCCGTCGACCGGTGA
- the idi gene encoding isopentenyl-diphosphate Delta-isomerase codes for MPEASGDGELVVLLDDEGRPVGAADKATVHTTDTPLHLAFSCHVVDRAGRVLVTRRALTKRTWPGVWTNSFCGHPGPGEDIVDAVHRRGRDELGLEVADVRPVLPDFRYRAVDASGVVENEVCPVFTATAAGVPRPAPGEVAEYRWVARADLALAVSSAPWAFSPWLVLQYADPRMHDAERAPSG; via the coding sequence GTGCCGGAGGCGAGCGGCGACGGCGAGCTGGTGGTGCTGCTGGACGACGAGGGTCGCCCCGTCGGGGCGGCGGACAAGGCCACGGTCCACACCACCGACACCCCGCTGCACCTGGCGTTCTCCTGCCACGTCGTCGATCGCGCCGGCCGCGTGCTCGTCACGCGGCGGGCCCTGACCAAGCGGACCTGGCCCGGAGTCTGGACCAACTCCTTCTGCGGGCACCCCGGCCCGGGGGAGGACATCGTCGACGCCGTCCACCGCCGCGGGCGTGACGAGCTCGGCCTCGAGGTCGCCGACGTCCGGCCCGTCCTGCCGGACTTCCGCTACCGGGCCGTCGACGCCTCGGGCGTCGTCGAGAACGAGGTCTGCCCGGTGTTCACCGCGACCGCGGCCGGCGTGCCCCGTCCCGCGCCGGGCGAGGTGGCTGAGTACCGCTGGGTGGCTCGGGCGGACCTCGCGCTCGCCGTCTCCTCCGCACCGTGGGCCTTCAGCCCGTGGCTGGTCCTGCAGTACGCCGACCCGCGGATGCACGACGCCGAGCGGGCCCCGTCCGGCTGA
- a CDS encoding molybdopterin-dependent oxidoreductase, with translation MTGRGAAALLGIAVTGVTIALAEVLAALAGTGPGPVEAVAEAFIDLTPGWLKDLAIAWFGTSDKVALGAGIAVVVTALATVAGTEERRRRLAGGALVAVLGAVAALATVSRPDGGAPAVWPVLAATVVGVLALPALTPRDAALTPRDAGLAQRGAPGRDGTAHDGSTPASPVGPAAGQPVTRPDPARRTLLIGAGLLAGVAVAAAAVARSTARPAPPAVALPEPDVPAPPVPAGAELAVAGLTPLVTPNDDFYRIDTAFIVPRVDATTWQLRVHGMVEEEVVLTYEDLLAESLTEAWVTLCCVSNEVGGPLIGNAAWVGVPVREVLARARPTAGADMVLSRSVDGFSASTPLEVLTDGRDALLAVAMNGEPLPPEHGYPVRLVVPGLYGYVSATKWVSELEVTRFADQTAYWTDRGWSERGPVKISSRIDVPRSGASLATGEIAVAGVAWAQHTGIARVEVRVDGGAWEDAELAGELDVDTWRQWVYRWRAGAGEHLLEVRATDQDGEVQTGQTRPVLPDGATGWHGVRVRVD, from the coding sequence ATGACCGGCCGCGGCGCGGCGGCGCTCCTCGGGATCGCCGTCACCGGCGTCACCATCGCTCTCGCCGAGGTCCTCGCCGCGCTGGCGGGCACGGGCCCCGGCCCGGTCGAGGCGGTCGCCGAGGCGTTCATCGACCTCACGCCGGGCTGGCTCAAGGACCTCGCCATCGCCTGGTTCGGGACGTCGGACAAGGTCGCCCTCGGCGCCGGGATCGCCGTCGTCGTCACGGCGCTGGCCACCGTCGCCGGGACCGAGGAGCGTCGCCGGCGTCTTGCCGGGGGCGCGCTGGTGGCGGTGCTGGGCGCCGTCGCAGCCCTGGCGACGGTGTCACGTCCCGACGGCGGGGCGCCGGCGGTGTGGCCCGTCCTGGCCGCCACGGTCGTCGGCGTGCTCGCGCTGCCCGCGCTGACCCCGCGGGACGCCGCGCTGACGCCGCGGGACGCCGGGCTCGCCCAGCGGGGCGCGCCGGGCCGCGACGGCACCGCGCACGACGGCTCGACGCCGGCCTCGCCCGTCGGGCCCGCCGCTGGACAGCCCGTCACGCGCCCGGACCCGGCCCGGCGCACCCTCCTCATCGGTGCCGGGCTCCTCGCCGGGGTCGCGGTGGCGGCGGCTGCCGTCGCCCGCTCGACCGCACGGCCCGCGCCGCCCGCCGTCGCCCTGCCCGAGCCGGACGTCCCCGCCCCGCCGGTCCCCGCCGGCGCCGAGCTCGCCGTCGCCGGGCTGACGCCGCTCGTGACGCCCAACGACGACTTCTACCGCATCGACACCGCGTTCATCGTCCCGCGGGTCGATGCGACCACCTGGCAGCTGCGGGTGCACGGCATGGTCGAGGAGGAGGTCGTCCTGACCTACGAGGACCTCCTCGCCGAGTCGCTGACCGAGGCGTGGGTGACGTTGTGCTGCGTCTCCAACGAGGTCGGGGGGCCGCTCATCGGCAACGCGGCCTGGGTCGGTGTCCCCGTGCGCGAGGTCCTCGCCCGCGCCCGCCCGACCGCGGGGGCGGACATGGTCCTGTCCCGCAGCGTCGACGGCTTCTCAGCCTCGACCCCGCTGGAGGTCCTCACCGACGGGCGCGACGCCCTCCTCGCCGTCGCCATGAACGGCGAGCCCCTGCCGCCCGAGCACGGGTACCCCGTGCGCCTGGTCGTACCCGGTCTCTACGGGTACGTCTCGGCGACGAAGTGGGTGAGCGAGCTCGAGGTCACCCGCTTCGCGGACCAGACCGCGTACTGGACCGACCGCGGGTGGTCCGAGCGGGGGCCGGTGAAGATCTCCTCCCGCATCGACGTGCCGCGGTCCGGGGCCTCGCTCGCGACGGGCGAGATCGCGGTCGCCGGCGTCGCGTGGGCGCAGCACACGGGGATCGCGCGGGTCGAGGTCCGTGTCGACGGCGGGGCGTGGGAGGACGCCGAGCTGGCGGGGGAGCTCGACGTCGACACCTGGCGGCAGTGGGTCTACCGGTGGCGGGCGGGTGCGGGCGAGCACCTCCTCGAGGTGCGGGCCACCGACCAGGACGGCGAGGTCCAGACGGGACAGACCCGCCCGGTCCTGCCCGACGGCGCGACGGGCTGGCACGGCGTGCGGGTACGGGTCGACTGA
- a CDS encoding MBL fold metallo-hydrolase, with amino-acid sequence MDATTVRQVSERATRVLAPNPGPMTLDGTNTYVLREGTDVVVVDPGPDDAGHLERVLEVATADGGRVALVVLTHHHRDHTAGADALAERTGAPVRGAGRGEPFADGERLAAGALSLTVLTTPGHTADSVCLLLPADGLLLTGDTVLGRGSTVLAWPDGDVTAYLATLDRLLALARREVSSIAPGHGPHVDEPAAALENIRTHRNARLAEVRAAVAAGARTPEDVVRRVYGDVDPALESAAGQSARTQLAHLGIVPRT; translated from the coding sequence ATGGACGCCACGACGGTGCGGCAGGTCAGCGAGCGGGCCACCCGTGTGCTCGCCCCCAACCCCGGCCCGATGACCCTGGACGGCACGAACACGTACGTCCTGCGCGAGGGCACCGACGTCGTCGTCGTCGACCCCGGCCCGGACGACGCCGGTCACCTGGAGCGGGTGCTCGAGGTCGCCACCGCCGACGGCGGACGGGTCGCCCTCGTCGTGCTCACCCACCACCACCGGGACCACACGGCCGGGGCCGACGCGCTCGCCGAGCGCACCGGTGCCCCGGTCCGCGGGGCCGGGCGGGGCGAGCCGTTCGCCGACGGCGAGCGGCTGGCCGCCGGTGCGCTGAGCCTGACGGTGCTCACCACGCCCGGACACACGGCCGACTCGGTGTGCCTGCTGCTCCCCGCCGACGGCCTGCTCCTCACCGGGGACACCGTCCTGGGACGGGGCAGCACGGTCCTCGCGTGGCCGGACGGCGACGTCACCGCCTACCTCGCCACACTCGACCGGCTCCTCGCCCTCGCCCGCAGGGAGGTCAGCTCCATCGCTCCCGGCCACGGTCCCCACGTGGACGAGCCGGCCGCGGCGCTGGAGAACATCCGCACCCACCGCAACGCCCGGCTGGCCGAGGTCCGGGCCGCCGTGGCCGCCGGCGCCCGGACCCCCGAGGACGTCGTCCGGCGGGTCTACGGAGACGTCGACCCCGCGCTGGAGTCGGCGGCCGGCCAGAGCGCCCGCACCCAGCTCGCGCACCTGGGGATCGTGCCCCGGACCTGA